A stretch of Dermochelys coriacea isolate rDerCor1 chromosome 6, rDerCor1.pri.v4, whole genome shotgun sequence DNA encodes these proteins:
- the LOC119857004 gene encoding up-regulator of cell proliferation-like, which translates to MAKTLRDHLLKTLEELEEDELKKFKFKLHEMPLKEGYEHIGRGTLKKVDVIDLADKLISCYEGDYAVEVTVEALKSINERDLAEQLAKATGNDALNSKQESDTQQGPELEEKTLLKERRRALQDLLSTLKMEQHRSTKLGLRDLQEISPESLQNWTPRALEDLPWHFMRKVLALNGTARNTSLGQGAPGDQASGEENGGQGDGGNVLHHSNIDARASLHPLDVLCAVLLCSDSFLQQEILLKMSMCQFALPLLLPALNTPKCTLLLWAMRAIVRKWRPHSLAESRGFREESLVLTKMPTVSFVRMGSCIFSKSKLLNEILSPSQQHHNFFIHRDMEPGNVPREIADGLVEISWYFPAGNEDSDLFPEPLAVTNLRGDIESHWLQFSFLTEISSAVFIVTESINERQYTLLSSLQGSATKYNFILNYESGKRSETQEFLNKLAPVLKLSKQHVLEKEIGTKKEEFMEKLYSAIGSIMNNHHKYMNMEGMAVTARELGIQLDEDCEKCQRAKNRVKEITAEIKDVGNYKRQILQLQEDLWKSLSNVEREMCRLKRQGDVPTEEYKSRLKEKLLELRTQQNKCDLTDGLTKFINGIGTLSQMEICYFLKCMKFNLDGIAKGNHSNLQSNQQKLPELDESISVTSLGVEHFLRELGQFYEAEHSMVKIGKMAKIQRKFIHFPRLAADLMLEGFPMELIDGDASNIPLQWVTDVLTELHAKLGGKSRMLVLTVLGGQSTGKSTLLNTMFGLQFAVSSGRCTRGAFMSLIKVAENFQEELGCDFILVIDTEGLKAPELAKLEDSYQHDNELATLVVGLSDITIVNLAMENATEMQDVLQIVVHAFLRMEEMGHMPTCQFVHQNISDVAAYEQNMRDRKYLVEQLNEMTIAAAKMEKLQKEITVSDIMDYDPEKHNWYIPSLWHGDPPMAPVNIGYSDSVCELKKCLFEFVRQHSLNSVPKDLPQFIEWVKSLWNALRHDDFLFSFRNPFTTEAYTKISAKSVGWEWAFRKEMNLWVTEKQTFFQNQPPAKLDACVLTNLTSETEQKLSHESHRILEWFQSATAKLAVSAVKNMGYFVRNSALHSLQSSGYSHVICSNLVTASEGWQKKNTIQGTCIKTIEGEMDLLLEDCRMRENKADNKELEMEFEEMWSETVSKIRLGCLDEKQIYQDIELLLREDLAKQENSSSLKLQEHSNLLNYGTKSFIMKKEYLDLPWIKTLNEWFTQECWHKTEELVKSLMEQCKDYIKKVADTKADYDEIYSRNLLRMINKRLQEADVQKLHTSACFKVDLKLHILGEVAPLLEKMQVSFIKDNDPELYLEKLKPQYLSTFRDLCLGKDSCQTRARDLCYWCLKPVLVDYVNNRLGLEIVDDILSSGKFDEYTNRSLFQFTVLKKLLKYENFDTYIIYINNYERFVKIWVEGHLLDFYSQTAQLQRLEKEILSSIIKKVRTALESPSDKSTNTVSDFLDTFCGGLQNDLVISKDRLAVVRFKNTANATQFSADVQAILPQLEKEILAEFDELKFESKLSKLSVKPQDEIFNCVFGCGQQCPFCKVPCEAGGMDHTEHFATVHRPQGLGQCKNKWTGMLEYSLCSSDVVSNALFKNSETEEKFHPYKDYRRYYPDWRIQPDPSIDTSDYWKFIFNRFNYKFAKKYNAKPANLPQVWKKITKEQALQSLEEAFNVKQ; encoded by the exons ATGGCGAAGACCCTGAGAGATCATTTGCTGAAGACCCTGGAAGAACTGGAGGAAGATGAACTGAAGAAATTCAAGTTCAAACTGCACGAAATGCCACTGAAGGAGGGATATGAACATATAGGCCGTGGGACACTGAAGAAAGTGGATGTCATCGACCTTGCTGACAAGCTGATCAGTTGCTACGAAGGAGATTACGCGGTGGAGGTGACCGTGGaggcactgaaatcaataaatgAGAGGGATTTAGCAGAGCAACTCGCCAAGGCAACAGGAAATG atgCTTTAAATTCCAAGCAGGAATCAGACACTCAGCAAGGTCCAGAGTTGGAGGAGAAAACTCTTCTTAAAG AGAGAAGGAGAGCACTCCAGGACCTCCTGTCCACGCTGAAAATGGAGCAGCATAGAAGCACAAAGCTGGGGttgagagatctccaggaaatcAGCCCAGAAAGTCTACAGAACTGGACTCCTCGGGCATTAGAGGATTTACCATGGCATTTTATGAGGAAGGTCTTAGCTTTGAATGGGACAGCCAGAAACACGAGCCTCGGGCAGGGAGCACCTGGTGACCAAGCCAGCGGTGAGGAGAACGGGGGACAAGGCGATGGTGGCAATGTTCTCCATCATAGCAACATAGACGCTAGAGCTTCTCTGCACCCCCTCGATGTTCTCTGTGCCGTGCTGCTTTGTTCAGACAGTTTCCTACAACAGGAGATCCTGTTAAAAATGTCCATGTGCCAGTTTGCCCTCCCTCTGCTGTTACCTGCCCTCAACACCCCCAAGTGCACCCTACTGCTGTGGGCCATGAGGGCCATTGTGAGAAAGTGGAGGCCGCACTCCCTGGCAGAgagcagagggttcagagaggagaGCCTGGTGCTCACCAAAATGCCAACCGTTTCCTTTGTGCGGATGGGgagctgcatcttctccaagTCCAAACTCCTCAATGAGATTCTCAGCCCCTCCCAGCAGCACCACAATTTCTTTATCCATCGAGACATGGAGCCTGGGAATGTCCCTCGGGAAATCGCAGATGGACTGGTTGAGATTTCCTGGTATTTCCCTGCTGGAAATGAGGATTCAGATCTTTTCCCAGAGCCCCTCGCAGTTACAAATCTGCGTGGAGACATTGagtcccactggctgcagtttagCTTTTTAACAGAGATCTCCTCAGCAGTGTTCATAGTTACTGAAAGCATCAATGAGAGACAATACACACTGTTATCATCTCTGCAGGGATCAGCCACTAAATACAACTTCATCCTCAATTACGAGTCTGGCAAACGGAGTGAAACTCAGGAATTCCTTAATAAATTAGCACCAGTGCTGAAACTGAGTAAACAACATGTCCTAGAGAAAGAAATTGGGACCAAGAAAGAGGAATTCATGGAAAAGTTGTACTCTGCTATAGGAAGTATAATGAACAATCATCACAAGTACATGAATATGGAAGGCATGGCTGTGACCGCACGTGAACTGGGAATCCAGCTAGATGAGGACTGTGAGAAGTGTCAGAGAGCAAAGAACCGCGTTAAAGAAATCACAGCAGAAATAAAAGATGTTGGAAATTACAAGAGGCAAATACTGCAACTGCAAGAGGACCTGTGGAAGAGCTTAAGCAACGTGGAAAGAGAAATGTGCAGATTGAAAAGACAAGGGGATGTCCCCACAGAAGAATATAAATCTAGGCTGAAAGAGAAATTGTTGGAGTTACGTACACAGCAGAATAAATGTGACCTTACTGACGGTTTGACTAAATTTATCAATGGAATAGGAACACTATCTCAAATGGAAATATGCTACTTCCTGAAATGCATGAAATTTAATTTAGATGGCATTGCTAAGGGGAACCATTCTAACTTGCAATCTAACCAACAAAAGCTACCAGAACTGGATGAATCCATCTCTGTCACTTCTCTAGGAGTAGAGCATTTCCTGCGTGAGTTGGGGCAGTTCTATGAGGCTGAACATTCAATGGTGAAGATAGGCAAAATGGCAAAAATTCAAAGGAAATTTATTCATTTCCCGAGGTTAGCTGCTGACTTGATGCTGGAAGGATTTCCCATGGAGCTCATCGATGGAGATGCCTCCAACATCCCACTGCAGTGGGTGACAGATGTTCTGACTGAGCTCCATGCCAAGCTGGGGGGAAAGTCCAGAATGCTGGTTCTAACAGTGCTGGGAGGGCAGAGCACTGGGAAATCCACCCTCCTCAACACCATGTTCGGCCTGCAGTTTGCAGTGAGCAGTGGCCGATGTACGCGAGGAGCCTTCATGTCACTCATTAAAGTGGCAGAGAATTTTCAGGAGGAACTGGGCTGTGATTTCATCCTGGTGATAGACACAGAAGGACTGAAAGCCCCTGAACTGGCCAAGCTGGAGGATAGTTATCAACATGACAATGAGCTGGCCACCCTAGTGGTTGGACTGAGTGACATAACCATCGTTAACCTGGCCATGGAGAACGCCACCGAAATGCAGGATGTTCTGCAAATTGTGGTCCATGCCTTTCTCAGAATGGAGGAAATGGGGCACATGCCCACCTGCCAATTTGTGCATCAGAACATCAGTGATGTGGCTGCCTATGAACAAAACATGAGAGACAGGAAATATCTTGTGGAGCAGCTGAATGAAATGACCATAGCTGCAGCAAAGATGGAAAAACTACAGAAAGAAATTACGGTTTCTGACATTATGGACTATGATCCAGAGAAACACAATTGGTACATCCCCAGCCTGTGGCATGGGGACCCTCCAATGGCACCAGTGAACATTGGGTACAGTGACAGTGTGTGTGAGCTAAAGAAATGTTTATTTGAATTTGTAAGACAACATTCACTTAACAGCGTTCCCAAAGACCTTCCCCAATTTATCGAATGGGTGAAGAGTCTGTGGAATGCTCTGAGACATGACGACTTCCTCTTCAGCTTTAGAAACCCCTTCACAACTGAAGCCTACACCAAGATATCTGCAAAGTCTGTAGGGTGGGAATGGGCGTTCCGCAAGGAGATGAATCTGTGGGTAACTGAAAAACAAACTTTCTTCCAGAATCAACCACCAGCTAAATTAGATGCTTGTGTTCTGACCAACTTAACAAGTGAGACTGAGCAGAAACTGAGCCATGAATCACACAGGATTTTGGAGTGGTTTCAAAGTGCAACAGCAAAACTGGCAGTTTCCGCTGTAAAGAACATGGGATATTTTGTTAGGAATTCAGCTCTGCATTCACTTCAAAGTTCAGGTTATTCACATGTCATTTGTTCCAATCTGGTGACTGCCAGCGAAGGATGGCAAAAGAAAAACACTATTCAGGGTACGTGCATAAAAACAATAGAAGGTGAAATGGACTTGCTTTTGGAAGACTGTAGAATGAGAGAGAACAAAGCAGACAACAAGGAACTGGAAATGGAGTTTGAAGAAATGTGGAGTGAGACAGTGTCAAAAATACGGCTGGGCTGTTTGGATGAAAAGCAAATTTATCAAGACATTGAGCTGCTGCTGAGAGAGGACCTGGCTAAGCAAGAGAATTCATCCAGTCTAAAGCTACAGGAACACAGCAACTTATTGAATTATGGAACAAAATCTTTCATTATGAAAAAggaatacttagatttaccatgGATTAAGACCCTGAATGAATGGTTCACGCAGGAATGCTGGCATAAAACAGAAGAACTTGTTAAATCATTAATGGAACAGTGCAAAGATTATATTAAAAAAGTAGCAGATACCAAAGCAGACTATGATGAAATTTACAGCAGAAATCTGTTGAGGATGATCAATAAGAGGCTTCAAGAGGCAGACGTTCAGAAACTTCACACGAGCGCTTGCTTTAAAGTTGACCTGAAGCTTCACATTTTAGGAGAAGTGGCTCCTTTATTAGAGAAGATGCAAGTAAGCTTCATCAAAGACAATGATCCTGAACTTTATCTGGAGAAACTAAAACCTCAGTATCTCTCCACATTTAGAGATctttgtttggggaaggattccTGCCAAACAAGGGCCAGGGATTTGTGTTATTGGTGTCTTAAACCTGTCTTGGTGGACTATGTGAACAACAGACTTGGGTTAGAAATAGTCGATGACATTCTCAGCAGTGGAAAGTTTGATGAATATACAAACCGAAGCCTTTTCCAGTTCACTGTCCTGAAGAAGCTGTTGAAATATGAAAACTTTGACACCTATATCATATACATTAATAACTATGAACGTTTTGTCAAAATCTGGGTAGAGGGACACCTGCTAGATTTCTACAGCCAGACAGCACAGTTGCAACGCCTGGAGAAAGAGATTCTGTCCTCAATAATAAAGAAAGTCAGGACTGCTCTGGAGTCTCCCAGTGACAAAAGCACCAACACAGTCAGTGACTTTTTAGACACATTTTGTGGAGGATTACAGAATGACTTGGTGATTTCCAAGGACCGTCTAGCAGTGGTGCGGTTTAAAAACACGGCAAATGCTACGCAGTTTTCTGCTGACGTTCAGGCCATCCTTCCCCAGCTGGAAAAAGAAATCTTAGCTGAATTTGATGAGTTGAAATTTGAATCCAAACTCTCCAAACTGTCCGTGAAGCCCCAGGATGAAATCTTCAACTGCGTGTTTGGCTGCGGGCAGCAGTGCCCATTCTGTAAAGTCCCCTGTGAAGCAGGAGGCATGGATCATACAGAACACTTTGCTACAGTCCATCGGCCTCAGGGATTAGGGCAGTGCAAAAACAAATGGACAGGAATGCTTGAGTACTCTTTGTGTTCTTCCGATGTGGTTTccaatgctttatttaaaaattcagaaacGGAAGAGAAATTTCATCCCTATAAAGATTATCGACGATATTACCCAGACTGGCGCATCCAGCCCGATCCCAGCATCGACACTTCTGACTACTGGAAGTTCATTTTTAACAGGTTCAACTATAAGTTTGCTAAGAAGTACAATGCTAAGCCAGCAAATCTGCCACaggtttggaaaaaaataaccaagGAGCAGGCACTACAAAGCCTAGAGGAAGCATTTAATGTAAAACAATAA